One region of Syntrophobacter fumaroxidans MPOB genomic DNA includes:
- a CDS encoding alpha-amylase family protein, translating to MKRRFFLKILGLLGLQSAPWLDSILPGARFLAEAASPTRPADRAQPGPRSAPAWFEKYRVHAHTRLTLRMLGEDVFSRAAQHFRAMGVHVVVRHIKSGSEGAWWPSAVGATAPEAKNRNIAREIIESAHREGLNIIVYHRHMEDDHMAESHPDWVCKDWLGRPMRTRRGKYMCLNSPYTDYYLQRVTELVRMGADGFYFDDSHMPKTGCWCQYCRKLFREQTGQAHPRRPDARDPVWNKLIDFNNWTIERAFRKWSHGLHNENPNVVLLVSGNTWPAIVDRHLTDRVFRIADSGKSEFSLPAREFPKWRLYHLSSDMKPFETDAKIALGYTMIRDVADGRPGHIWIYGLKDDLSSLYAVAGVVSHGCIANLDIPENSISAHPFKKAVALGNTVSPYFSGSRPMRWAAVHFTEHGRDQYLASPEAALTRVLYPYYGAYRALLRSRVPVGVISDSQLEEGNLEDYKVLFLPAPKTLTGTMAQSVQKFRDQGNLVVENRDEWAWHANVGSDRAVNDFLAALGPQMSKVPVRVSGGPEKMHAVFFTNPAGTRLTVSLCNDFSWVPTGGPANWRERARGLSERDGIPSPCDGVKILLRGKRPPRKIFEAVSGKSLSTGASGEDTVIDVPRFEYMAVVVVEWEG from the coding sequence ATGAAACGTCGATTTTTCCTCAAGATTCTTGGACTGCTGGGGCTCCAGAGCGCCCCGTGGCTGGACTCGATCCTGCCGGGAGCTCGTTTCCTTGCCGAGGCGGCCTCGCCAACACGTCCCGCCGACCGCGCGCAGCCGGGTCCGCGCAGTGCGCCCGCCTGGTTTGAGAAATACCGGGTGCACGCTCATACCCGCCTGACGTTGCGCATGCTGGGTGAGGATGTATTCTCCAGGGCGGCCCAACACTTCAGGGCAATGGGGGTTCATGTTGTCGTCAGGCATATCAAGTCGGGCAGCGAAGGAGCGTGGTGGCCCAGTGCGGTCGGTGCAACGGCTCCGGAGGCGAAGAACCGGAACATCGCCAGGGAAATCATCGAGAGCGCGCACCGTGAAGGGCTCAACATAATCGTCTACCATCGGCATATGGAAGACGACCACATGGCCGAGTCGCATCCGGACTGGGTGTGCAAGGACTGGCTCGGCAGGCCGATGCGTACCCGCAGGGGCAAATACATGTGCCTGAACTCACCCTATACGGACTACTACCTCCAGCGGGTCACGGAGCTGGTGAGAATGGGCGCCGACGGTTTCTATTTCGATGACTCTCACATGCCGAAAACAGGATGCTGGTGCCAGTATTGTAGAAAACTGTTCAGAGAGCAAACCGGCCAGGCCCACCCGCGCAGGCCCGATGCCCGCGATCCCGTCTGGAACAAATTGATCGATTTCAACAACTGGACCATCGAGAGGGCATTCCGGAAGTGGTCCCATGGGTTGCACAACGAGAATCCCAACGTGGTGTTGCTGGTGTCCGGGAACACTTGGCCGGCAATCGTCGACAGGCATTTGACGGATCGCGTCTTCCGAATCGCGGATTCCGGCAAGAGCGAATTCAGTCTGCCCGCCAGGGAGTTCCCGAAGTGGAGGCTCTACCACCTGAGCAGTGACATGAAACCATTCGAGACGGACGCAAAAATCGCACTCGGATACACCATGATCAGGGATGTTGCCGATGGAAGGCCCGGACACATCTGGATATACGGTCTCAAAGACGACTTGTCGTCGCTCTATGCGGTGGCGGGCGTTGTCAGCCACGGCTGCATCGCAAACCTCGATATTCCGGAGAACAGCATCTCCGCCCACCCGTTCAAGAAGGCCGTGGCGCTCGGCAATACGGTTTCGCCCTATTTTTCCGGGAGCCGGCCGATGCGCTGGGCGGCCGTCCATTTTACGGAGCATGGACGGGATCAGTACCTCGCTTCGCCGGAGGCGGCCCTGACACGGGTCCTCTATCCGTATTACGGCGCCTACCGGGCATTGCTGAGGTCCCGCGTGCCCGTTGGAGTCATCAGTGACAGCCAACTGGAAGAAGGAAACCTGGAAGACTACAAGGTTTTGTTTCTCCCCGCTCCGAAGACGCTGACCGGGACGATGGCCCAGTCCGTTCAAAAGTTCAGGGACCAGGGCAACCTGGTCGTTGAAAACAGGGACGAATGGGCCTGGCATGCGAACGTCGGATCCGACAGGGCGGTAAACGATTTCCTCGCGGCGCTCGGGCCGCAAATGTCCAAGGTGCCGGTCAGGGTATCGGGCGGCCCCGAGAAGATGCACGCGGTCTTTTTCACCAACCCCGCGGGAACGCGGCTTACGGTTTCGCTGTGCAACGATTTCTCCTGGGTCCCGACGGGCGGTCCCGCGAACTGGCGGGAGCGTGCGCGAGGTCTTTCGGAGAGGGACGGTATTCCGTCGCCGTGCGATGGCGTGAAGATACTGCTGCGAGGGAAAAGGCCGCCTCGGAAGATTTTCGAGGCAGTGTCCGGAAAGAGCCTGTCCACCGGGGCATCGGGTGAAGATACCGTTATCGACGTGCCCCGTTTTGAATACATGGCCGTCGTGGTTGTTGAATGGGAAGGCTGA
- a CDS encoding glycosyltransferase family 4 protein, with protein sequence MPNASDGGVLLVGPRLDPAHTVTGSRVGFEHAISAFRKKGLKHEIVNTVKGGVARAGSFSVTRAIHTLGLIASFLRKLRGCRTVYLTIGSSLMGFIRDASLIWPSRLMGRRIVLRLYGGGYGMFYSEQPAILRKLIRRTLAQATVIMVEGKLLREQLDFVPEIDRKIRVVPNGLPDDLLPGTSGPKLLPDGAPFRLLYLANMIESKGYLDLLAACRILREKYSLPIRCDFCGAFIKTAVDGADLSGEEAGRRFHDLVDRWGLSDVVEFHGVVGGELKTRLHVESHAFVLPTRYPWEGQPIVIIEALAFGTPVIATPYRGIPEEVIDGYNGAFVDPGAPEQIADRVAGLARDPDGYRQLSANALAHFARNFTQEVHFDQVVAAVCGEDG encoded by the coding sequence ATGCCGAATGCGTCTGATGGAGGAGTTCTGCTGGTTGGCCCGAGGCTGGATCCCGCTCATACGGTGACCGGGTCTCGAGTGGGATTCGAACACGCCATATCGGCCTTCCGGAAGAAAGGCCTCAAGCACGAGATCGTCAACACCGTCAAGGGCGGTGTCGCGCGAGCGGGATCGTTCAGCGTGACGCGAGCAATCCATACCTTAGGCCTCATCGCCTCGTTTCTTCGTAAGCTGAGGGGCTGTCGCACGGTCTATCTCACCATCGGCTCATCTCTGATGGGATTCATCCGGGATGCGTCGCTCATCTGGCCGAGCCGCCTCATGGGAAGAAGGATCGTTCTGCGGCTCTACGGCGGCGGATACGGGATGTTCTATTCCGAGCAACCGGCGATTCTGAGGAAACTGATTCGCCGCACGCTGGCGCAGGCTACGGTCATCATGGTCGAGGGGAAACTGTTGCGTGAGCAGTTGGATTTCGTTCCGGAAATCGACAGAAAGATCCGTGTGGTTCCCAATGGATTGCCGGACGACCTGCTTCCCGGAACATCCGGTCCCAAGTTGTTGCCGGACGGTGCCCCGTTTCGGCTGCTCTATCTGGCCAACATGATCGAATCAAAAGGCTACCTGGACCTGCTGGCGGCATGTCGCATCCTCAGGGAGAAGTACTCCCTGCCCATCCGGTGTGATTTTTGCGGGGCGTTCATCAAGACCGCGGTGGACGGCGCGGACTTGAGCGGCGAAGAGGCCGGCAGGCGGTTCCATGATCTCGTCGACCGTTGGGGCCTGAGCGATGTCGTGGAATTCCATGGTGTCGTCGGAGGAGAATTGAAGACGAGACTCCATGTGGAATCTCATGCTTTTGTCCTGCCCACGAGGTATCCGTGGGAGGGACAGCCGATCGTCATCATCGAGGCCCTCGCTTTCGGGACTCCGGTGATTGCCACGCCATACAGGGGAATCCCCGAAGAGGTAATAGACGGCTACAACGGCGCCTTCGTCGATCCCGGCGCTCCCGAGCAGATCGCGGACAGGGTCGCGGGCCTTGCGCGTGACCCGGACGGTTACCGGCAGCTCAGCGCCAATGCGCTGGCGCATTTCGCGCGGAACTTCACTCAGGAAGTGCATTTCGACCAGGTCGTCGCGGCCGTGTGCGGCGAGGACGGATGA
- a CDS encoding GumC family protein has product MENTPRQSSEKVITLLDLLVITAKRKRLILVGTFSFFAFLMALCFYMDPIFTGTAKVVVPQNTSSSTAILSQIAGSTGAAGLISGALGLGSSADMYVGLLKSRTVIDAVIQKYGIYALYKDDRILGSVRPYDMDSCRESFMGALKPELDAESAIITIGIEDKDRQRARDMANSLVDELLKISQSISAASAQQKRLYYDLQLKKAHEALVGAEESLKMFQESTGVIQIDEQARATLSGIATIQAQIAAKEIQLKVMRSYAASSNPDLIRATAELEGLKEQLKKLEEKESSPSGGSIIPTGSVPSLGADYLRKVRDFKYQETVYLLLLKMYESARLDEANDSSIVQVVDRAVLPEKKTRPKPVIIGVAGILIGFILSVFAAFLLEYLDQKSVSPESKESYSKLVQYLRRL; this is encoded by the coding sequence ATGGAAAACACTCCAAGACAGTCCAGCGAGAAAGTGATAACCCTTCTCGACCTTCTGGTTATCACAGCCAAGCGCAAACGGCTCATTCTCGTAGGCACCTTCAGCTTCTTCGCCTTCTTGATGGCACTGTGTTTCTATATGGACCCGATCTTCACGGGAACGGCCAAAGTCGTGGTGCCTCAGAACACCAGTTCTTCCACTGCCATTCTCTCCCAGATTGCCGGCTCAACCGGCGCGGCGGGGCTGATCAGCGGAGCCTTGGGGCTGGGGTCTTCGGCGGACATGTACGTCGGCCTGCTGAAATCGAGAACCGTGATCGACGCCGTGATCCAGAAATACGGCATATATGCGCTGTACAAGGATGACCGTATCCTCGGGAGCGTGCGACCTTACGATATGGACTCGTGTCGCGAGTCCTTCATGGGGGCTTTGAAGCCCGAACTGGACGCCGAATCGGCAATCATCACCATCGGCATCGAGGACAAGGACCGCCAGAGGGCCAGGGACATGGCCAACAGCCTGGTGGATGAGCTCCTGAAAATCAGCCAGTCCATATCGGCCGCGTCGGCTCAACAGAAACGACTCTACTATGACCTGCAGTTGAAAAAAGCGCACGAAGCGCTCGTCGGGGCTGAAGAGAGCCTGAAGATGTTCCAGGAGTCCACCGGCGTCATCCAGATCGATGAGCAGGCCAGAGCGACTTTGAGCGGTATCGCGACGATCCAGGCTCAGATCGCGGCCAAGGAAATCCAGCTGAAGGTGATGCGGTCCTACGCCGCTTCGAGCAATCCCGACCTGATACGCGCTACCGCCGAACTGGAAGGTCTTAAGGAGCAACTGAAGAAGCTTGAGGAGAAAGAAAGCTCGCCGTCGGGAGGTTCCATTATCCCCACAGGCTCCGTGCCTTCCCTGGGGGCGGATTACCTGCGCAAAGTGAGGGACTTCAAGTACCAGGAGACCGTTTATCTTTTGCTGCTCAAGATGTATGAGTCCGCGAGACTCGATGAGGCCAATGACTCCTCGATCGTTCAGGTCGTCGACCGGGCCGTGCTCCCGGAAAAGAAGACCCGACCGAAGCCGGTGATCATCGGAGTGGCCGGAATACTCATCGGGTTCATCCTGTCGGTTTTCGCCGCCTTTCTCCTTGAATACCTCGACCAGAAGTCCGTCTCCCCCGAGTCGAAGGAGAGCTACTCAAAGCTCGTTCAGTATCTCAGGAGGCTTTAG
- a CDS encoding MBOAT family O-acyltransferase, whose translation MSFNSISFLVFFTTVVIAYFALPHRLRWILLLAGSYFFYGYCQPGYLALIMATTMVSFAFAKAMQDAGTQRKKRILLGLCIGLNVSVLLVFKYYNFFGTSITALLSSINVSVNIPRIDLLLPLGISFYTFRTVSYLVDVYRGKVGAEKHLGVFALYVSFFPQLIAGPIERSPHLIPQLHERKTFDPEKFTEGFTLMLWGFFMKLVIADRIGVYVNAVFNNPHAYSGGHCLLASYLFTYQIFCDFAGYSSIAVGASRIFGYDLVINFRRPYFSRSLREFWTRWHISLSTWFRDYLYIPLGGNRVSRARHVLNLAVVFLVSGLWHGANWTFVAWGGIHGLGVILAEWTSGFRKRAVTIMGLKNHGQLAAIVQVVLTFHMVSMAWVFFRASSIAEAWTIVTKIFSGWQFNLNYAGLVILPFTNDSSAVAAFLVSVLFIAFMQYVEFINETGDARILKLWRSSGRFRGGCLVGLALIILLFGEFSSTTFIYRQF comes from the coding sequence ATGTCGTTCAACTCCATCAGTTTCCTCGTGTTCTTCACCACCGTCGTCATCGCGTACTTTGCGCTGCCCCATCGCCTGCGCTGGATTCTGCTTCTCGCCGGGAGCTACTTCTTCTACGGGTATTGCCAGCCCGGGTATCTTGCTCTTATCATGGCGACGACCATGGTTTCCTTTGCCTTTGCCAAGGCTATGCAGGATGCCGGAACTCAAAGAAAGAAGCGGATTCTCCTTGGTTTGTGCATCGGCCTGAACGTCTCCGTTCTGCTCGTTTTCAAGTACTACAACTTCTTCGGCACCTCGATCACGGCTTTGTTGAGCTCAATCAACGTTTCGGTCAACATACCCCGCATCGACTTGCTGCTGCCGCTGGGGATATCCTTCTACACGTTCCGCACGGTCAGCTATCTTGTGGATGTCTATCGAGGCAAAGTTGGGGCAGAGAAGCATCTCGGGGTCTTCGCCCTCTACGTCTCGTTTTTCCCCCAGTTGATCGCCGGCCCCATTGAACGGTCTCCTCACCTGATACCGCAACTGCACGAAAGGAAAACTTTCGACCCGGAGAAGTTCACCGAGGGATTCACCCTGATGCTCTGGGGCTTCTTTATGAAGCTGGTGATCGCGGATCGCATCGGCGTCTACGTCAATGCCGTCTTCAACAATCCGCATGCATATTCCGGAGGGCATTGCCTGCTCGCCTCCTACCTGTTCACGTATCAGATATTCTGCGATTTTGCGGGGTACTCCAGCATTGCGGTCGGAGCCTCGCGCATCTTCGGTTACGATTTGGTGATCAATTTCAGGCGTCCCTATTTTTCCCGGTCACTGCGGGAATTCTGGACGAGGTGGCACATCTCCCTGTCCACGTGGTTTCGGGATTACCTCTACATACCCCTTGGCGGCAACCGGGTATCCCGCGCCCGACACGTGCTCAACCTCGCCGTTGTTTTCCTGGTCAGCGGTTTGTGGCATGGGGCCAACTGGACGTTCGTCGCGTGGGGGGGCATCCACGGCCTGGGCGTGATCCTCGCCGAATGGACCTCCGGATTCAGAAAACGCGCCGTCACGATCATGGGCTTGAAGAACCACGGGCAGCTTGCGGCAATCGTCCAGGTGGTTCTCACCTTTCATATGGTATCCATGGCATGGGTTTTTTTCAGGGCGTCGTCGATTGCCGAAGCGTGGACCATTGTCACAAAGATATTCAGCGGATGGCAGTTCAATCTGAATTACGCCGGCCTCGTGATTCTACCGTTCACCAACGACAGTTCGGCCGTGGCGGCTTTCCTGGTCTCAGTCCTGTTCATCGCTTTCATGCAGTACGTGGAATTCATCAATGAAACAGGGGACGCGCGGATTCTCAAACTGTGGCGTTCATCGGGAAGGTTCAGGGGAGGCTGCCTGGTGGGGCTGGCCCTGATCATCCTTCTTTTTGGGGAATTTTCATCCACCACCTTTATCTATCGTCAGTTCTAG
- a CDS encoding IS630 family transposase, with protein sequence MRRPSSVELTDEQRSTLLMWVTAGKTEQRLAKRAQVILCAAAGMGLKDMETKVGLTWQSCLKWRKRFVEQGLKGLRDIPRRGRPAVITPEERVQVMALACTKPDDASNQWTMTKLADASGFSRATVFRILNEASLKPHKIDQWCGKSPDPEFEPKQAAILGLYLSPPENALVISVDEKSQILALDRTQPMLPLRPTQARRQTHTYTRHGTTCLLAALLVHEGLIEGRCVDSHTHAEFLGFLKHLYRKFPHRDLHVIVDNYSAHKHQKVMEWAAKRKRLTLHFTPTYASWLNQIEIWFSIFTRDVIRGGIWQSKQALVKQTMLYIKRYNETNAAPFNWTYTGKPLVA encoded by the coding sequence ATGAGAAGACCTTCCAGTGTCGAATTGACCGATGAACAGCGTTCCACTTTGCTCATGTGGGTTACGGCCGGCAAAACCGAGCAGCGACTTGCCAAACGGGCACAGGTGATTTTGTGTGCCGCCGCCGGGATGGGGCTCAAGGATATGGAAACCAAGGTCGGGCTGACTTGGCAGAGTTGTTTGAAATGGCGCAAGCGCTTTGTTGAGCAAGGACTTAAGGGCTTGAGGGACATCCCCCGCAGGGGTAGGCCCGCCGTCATCACTCCCGAGGAGCGTGTGCAGGTGATGGCACTTGCCTGCACTAAACCTGACGACGCGAGCAACCAGTGGACCATGACGAAGCTTGCCGATGCGTCGGGTTTTTCCAGGGCGACGGTTTTCCGCATTCTCAACGAGGCTTCCCTTAAACCACACAAAATCGACCAGTGGTGCGGAAAAAGCCCGGACCCCGAATTTGAACCTAAACAGGCAGCCATTCTTGGTCTTTACCTCAGCCCTCCGGAAAACGCCTTGGTGATCTCGGTGGACGAAAAATCCCAAATCCTAGCACTTGATCGAACCCAACCGATGTTGCCCCTGCGTCCCACCCAGGCCAGGCGGCAAACCCATACCTACACGCGCCATGGCACGACCTGTCTGTTGGCCGCCCTGCTCGTTCACGAAGGTCTCATCGAGGGACGATGTGTCGATTCCCATACCCATGCGGAGTTCCTCGGCTTCCTGAAGCACTTGTATCGGAAATTCCCCCATCGGGACCTTCATGTGATAGTGGACAATTACAGTGCCCATAAGCACCAGAAGGTGATGGAGTGGGCGGCAAAGCGCAAAAGACTCACACTTCACTTCACGCCCACCTACGCATCATGGCTGAATCAGATTGAGATCTGGTTCAGCATCTTCACTCGCGATGTCATTCGCGGTGGCATCTGGCAAAGCAAGCAGGCACTGGTCAAGCAGACCATGCTGTACATAAAACGCTATAACGAAACAAATGCGGCCCCGTTTAATTGGACGTACACGGGCAAACCGTTGGTCGCATAA
- a CDS encoding helix-turn-helix domain-containing protein, with amino-acid sequence MVLRARIILMAAEGGKTKDIAQALTLLNATVSKWRTRFTQRRIEGLRDEAQSGKPPTYDSETEKRVLALLDELPPRGYATWNGRLVSGALGDVSDDQVWRILRRHGICLARRKSGGISKDPNFSAKAADVVAL; translated from the coding sequence ATGGTCCTTAGAGCCAGGATCATCCTCATGGCCGCAGAAGGGGGCAAGACTAAAGACATCGCCCAAGCCCTCACGCTCCTAAACGCCACTGTGAGCAAATGGCGAACCCGATTCACTCAGAGAAGAATCGAGGGGTTGCGGGACGAAGCCCAGAGCGGAAAGCCCCCGACCTACGACTCGGAAACGGAGAAGAGAGTGCTTGCTCTTCTCGATGAACTTCCCCCCCGAGGCTATGCCACCTGGAACGGACGATTGGTATCCGGGGCTTTGGGCGACGTCTCCGACGATCAGGTCTGGAGAATCCTTAGAAGGCACGGGATCTGCCTTGCGAGAAGAAAGAGTGGGGGCATCTCCAAGGACCCGAACTTCTCGGCCAAGGCCGCAGACGTGGTTGCGCTCTAG
- a CDS encoding O-antigen polymerase, translating into MEKTVERYNSLALLQGLCLFLGVGAIVAFPFSLAWVGLERSVLWAEGVCCLLVMTLPTLFRREYDVFEPISFIMLSTVFGVTLRAIYMALYENATITQELLLYKHPGAMIGGGALILIALLFLTAGYMLNLPVVRVERYPLLGNRPWITWRLFLVIGFYTVVALVAMYFYFKTMGLKEFVLSTISTKHFYTISESQGYKKTVLGYYRWAASLIIPAFYLLLCWFAGTSRRWISPMGFLVVLTCMLAAVFPIMNSSRHDVVIIIVIAMVLWHYVRGEVKVRTILLTATMIILLLVVMLALRARASGWSEVAGYLTGETILDKTVGNRNYLGIDKAGQIVNAIPDKLPYEFGSTLVTWVVAPVPRTSWPDKPIILAGATIGQLVYETKDPSGSGAGVPPGFIPELYWNCGVPGTIVGVFLLGGWLKFLYRSFEPYIRTNKAALVIYVTTMTSFSFYLMGGTLSGAIIQTLTQTIPLFAAVWFIRAAPASRNQDREPVPAQG; encoded by the coding sequence ATGGAAAAAACGGTTGAACGCTACAACTCTTTGGCGCTTCTCCAGGGATTGTGTCTCTTTCTGGGTGTCGGCGCCATCGTGGCGTTTCCATTCTCTCTCGCGTGGGTTGGCCTGGAAAGGTCCGTGTTGTGGGCTGAGGGAGTATGCTGCCTGCTGGTCATGACACTCCCGACGCTGTTCCGCCGGGAATACGACGTTTTTGAGCCGATCAGCTTTATCATGCTCTCGACGGTGTTCGGGGTCACGTTGCGTGCGATCTATATGGCTCTGTACGAGAATGCGACCATTACTCAAGAGCTGCTTCTGTACAAGCACCCCGGCGCCATGATCGGGGGAGGCGCGCTCATACTGATCGCCCTCCTCTTTCTTACCGCCGGATATATGTTGAATCTGCCGGTCGTAAGAGTCGAGCGTTATCCGTTGCTCGGCAACAGACCCTGGATTACCTGGCGCCTTTTTCTTGTCATCGGATTCTATACCGTAGTCGCCCTGGTCGCCATGTATTTCTATTTTAAGACTATGGGACTCAAGGAGTTCGTGCTCTCGACCATCTCCACCAAACATTTTTACACCATCTCGGAATCACAGGGTTACAAGAAGACCGTGCTGGGTTATTACAGATGGGCTGCCTCGCTGATCATCCCGGCATTCTATCTGCTCCTGTGCTGGTTTGCCGGCACCAGTCGGCGTTGGATATCGCCGATGGGCTTCCTGGTGGTTCTTACCTGCATGCTGGCCGCGGTCTTTCCGATAATGAACAGCAGTCGCCACGATGTGGTGATCATCATCGTCATTGCCATGGTCCTCTGGCACTATGTACGCGGGGAGGTCAAAGTGCGGACCATCCTGTTGACCGCCACGATGATCATACTCCTGCTTGTGGTCATGCTGGCATTGCGGGCGCGGGCCTCAGGATGGAGCGAGGTCGCCGGCTATCTGACTGGGGAGACCATCCTGGACAAGACGGTGGGGAATCGGAACTATCTCGGAATCGACAAAGCCGGCCAGATCGTGAACGCCATACCCGACAAGCTGCCCTACGAGTTCGGAAGCACGCTCGTGACCTGGGTTGTCGCCCCCGTGCCGAGAACGTCATGGCCCGATAAACCCATCATACTGGCGGGTGCGACTATCGGCCAACTCGTCTACGAAACCAAAGACCCGAGTGGAAGCGGGGCCGGGGTACCCCCCGGCTTCATTCCGGAACTGTATTGGAATTGCGGCGTGCCGGGAACCATAGTGGGTGTTTTTTTGCTGGGCGGGTGGCTCAAATTCCTTTACCGCAGTTTCGAACCTTACATCCGCACGAACAAAGCCGCCCTGGTCATATATGTAACAACGATGACGAGCTTCTCTTTCTACCTCATGGGGGGAACGCTGAGCGGAGCAATCATTCAGACGCTCACTCAGACGATTCCTCTTTTCGCGGCCGTGTGGTTTATCCGGGCGGCCCCCGCTTCCCGCAACCAGGATCGAGAACCCGTTCCCGCCCAAGGGTAG
- a CDS encoding glycosyltransferase family 4 protein, with protein MRLRFFNTHEPVTSYYRDLGPYLAREGAQVEICMSGAENRTARSGLEEALNHPGIRITRLPSVFKVQRGAISRVGIILSYALSAVVYTLLSRGTDLNVFLSQPPMFSCWGLVLKLIRRQPYCCVVMDVYPDVYVRDGLLKENSPAFRILRRLMRLTWRNAAAVVVIGRCMRELVKDAGVEADRIHVIPNWTNAESVCAAPGTTSTLRVSEGLGKQFVVLYSGNLGVSHFFDDVLEAARRLKTVNDLKFVFIGEGSRCAEIEKGIAGHGLDNVLLLPLQPAEQLADSLCLGDVHFICLRPGFEGLVVPSKAYSALAVGRPIIYQGSGNGEIARMIAEERIGAVVSPHDPLGMEKAVLGYYEDRSLVDEQGRRAAELSLTRYSLQNSLKKYREVLFAASKRPAPSRRGDLQLDWAHREDGCSGDDSKSGRNGLQSMGNRLVAGAPRSSFVHGRTDRAGG; from the coding sequence TTGAGGCTTCGATTTTTCAACACCCATGAACCGGTAACGTCGTACTACCGGGACTTGGGACCGTACCTGGCCCGCGAGGGAGCACAGGTGGAAATATGCATGAGCGGGGCAGAGAATCGCACCGCTCGAAGCGGGCTCGAAGAAGCTCTGAACCATCCCGGAATACGCATCACCCGGCTTCCATCCGTGTTCAAGGTTCAGCGGGGCGCGATATCGCGCGTCGGGATCATTTTGAGCTACGCGCTGAGTGCCGTGGTTTATACGCTTTTGAGCCGCGGGACCGACCTGAACGTGTTTTTGAGCCAGCCTCCGATGTTTTCCTGCTGGGGGTTGGTTTTGAAACTCATCCGCCGACAACCGTATTGTTGCGTGGTGATGGACGTTTACCCGGATGTGTACGTGCGGGACGGCCTACTGAAAGAGAACAGCCCGGCTTTCCGTATTCTGAGGCGGTTGATGCGGTTGACATGGAGAAATGCCGCGGCGGTGGTGGTCATCGGTCGCTGCATGAGAGAACTTGTCAAGGACGCGGGTGTCGAAGCCGACCGGATCCACGTGATCCCGAACTGGACGAATGCGGAGAGCGTCTGCGCGGCGCCCGGGACGACGAGCACCTTGCGGGTCTCGGAGGGACTGGGAAAGCAGTTCGTTGTGTTGTATTCAGGGAACCTCGGAGTATCCCACTTCTTCGACGACGTGCTGGAAGCGGCCCGCCGTCTGAAGACGGTGAACGATCTGAAGTTCGTATTCATCGGCGAGGGCTCTCGTTGTGCCGAGATAGAGAAGGGCATTGCCGGGCACGGCCTCGACAATGTACTGCTGCTGCCGTTGCAGCCCGCGGAGCAACTTGCGGACAGCCTCTGCCTGGGAGACGTTCATTTCATCTGTCTGAGGCCGGGTTTCGAGGGGCTGGTGGTGCCGTCCAAAGCCTACAGCGCTCTGGCCGTCGGAAGGCCGATCATTTACCAGGGCAGCGGCAACGGGGAAATCGCCCGGATGATCGCGGAAGAACGCATAGGCGCGGTCGTTTCTCCGCATGATCCGCTCGGAATGGAGAAAGCCGTCCTGGGGTACTATGAGGATCGGTCGCTGGTGGATGAACAGGGGAGAAGGGCCGCGGAACTGTCGCTCACCCGGTACAGCCTTCAAAATTCCTTGAAGAAGTATCGGGAGGTGCTGTTTGCCGCTTCCAAGCGACCGGCTCCTTCAAGGCGCGGCGATTTGCAGCTCGATTGGGCGCATCGGGAAGACGGCTGTTCCGGAGATGATTCGAAAAGCGGGCGAAACGGCCTGCAATCGATGGGAAACCGTCTCGTCGCGGGGGCGCCCCGTTCCTCGTTCGTGCATGGAAGAACGGACCGTGCCGGGGGATAA